In Nitrospinota bacterium, a single genomic region encodes these proteins:
- a CDS encoding zinc-dependent alcohol dehydrogenase family protein: MVLRAVKPVEESPLEEASLPVPEPGPGEVLIRVGVCGVCHTDLHTVEGDLALPKSPLVPGHQAVGRVERLGAGSSRFAEGARVGVAWLHSTCGACPFCRRGLENLCDGARFTGYHVDGGYAEYTVVPEAFAYPIPEAFADEEAAPLLCAGIIGYRALRLSEAEGARRLGLYGFGASAHLAIQVARHWGLEVFVFTRSPAHQELARRLGAAWVGRAEETPPEKLDSAIIFAPAGWLVPEALRALDKGGTLALAGIHMSPIPELDYAAHLYHERTVRSVANSTRRDGEEFLELAAAIPVTTQTTRYALGEANEALGALKAGEISGAAVLEVA, from the coding sequence ATGGTCCTACGAGCAGTGAAGCCCGTGGAGGAGAGCCCCCTGGAGGAGGCCTCCCTCCCCGTCCCCGAGCCGGGCCCAGGCGAGGTCCTTATCCGGGTCGGGGTCTGCGGGGTCTGCCACACCGACCTCCACACCGTCGAGGGCGATCTCGCGCTTCCGAAGAGCCCCCTCGTGCCGGGCCACCAGGCGGTCGGGAGGGTGGAGAGGCTCGGGGCGGGCTCGTCGAGGTTCGCCGAGGGCGCGCGGGTCGGCGTGGCGTGGCTCCATTCGACCTGCGGGGCGTGCCCCTTCTGCCGCCGGGGCCTTGAGAACCTCTGCGATGGGGCCCGCTTCACCGGCTATCACGTTGACGGGGGCTACGCCGAGTACACCGTCGTTCCCGAGGCCTTCGCCTATCCCATACCCGAAGCCTTCGCCGACGAGGAGGCCGCTCCGCTGCTCTGCGCGGGGATTATAGGCTACCGGGCCCTGCGGCTGAGCGAGGCGGAGGGCGCCCGCAGGCTCGGGCTCTACGGCTTTGGGGCCTCGGCCCATCTAGCCATCCAGGTGGCGCGCCACTGGGGCTTAGAGGTATTCGTCTTCACCCGAAGCCCCGCCCACCAGGAGCTCGCCCGCAGGCTCGGGGCGGCATGGGTCGGCCGGGCCGAGGAGACGCCGCCCGAGAAGCTCGATAGCGCCATAATTTTCGCCCCCGCCGGCTGGCTCGTGCCCGAGGCGCTTCGGGCGCTGGATAAAGGCGGCACCCTCGCCCTGGCGGGCATCCACATGTCGCCCATCCCAGAGCTCGACTACGCCGCCCACCTCTATCACGAGCGGACGGTCCGCAGCGTGGCCAACTCCACCCGTAGAGATGGCGAGGAGTTCCTCGAGCTCGCCGCCGCCATCCCCGTAACGACCCAAACGACGCGCTACGCCCTTGGCGAGGC